The Synechococcus sp. HK05 region AGGACAAGCAGAACCGGGAAGCCCGCCAAACAATCGACAGTTGCAAAGGACATCAGGGATCTGAGCGCCTTTTGGAACTGGGCTAAGCGACACGAATGGGTGGCAGTCAACATCTGGGAAGGCCTGGCAAGGGGTCTAGAGGCGAGCAACAAAACATCACTGCCCTCACGAGAACTGGTAGAGGCAGCCGACGCAAAGGCAATGGAAGCAGGGGACCTGATCTACTTAATACAAAGGTTTACAGGCTGTCGGAAGCAGGCTGTGTGTGGTCTGCGAGGAAGGGACATCGACCTGGCCAATGGCCTGATCCACTTTGTGGAGTACGAACAAGAAGGACGGATCAGACGCCTGAAAAACGGACAAGAGGCGCATGTGCCAATCCACTCCAGGCTTCTTCCGTTCCTGACCAAAGCGAAGGATCAGATGCCACACGGACCAATCTGGTCACAGCAATACAAGGCAACAGAGCAGAGCTGGGGAGACCGCTACGGAGACACCTTCCCAGATAAGTACGGCTTCAACAGCCATGACCTGAGACGGATCATAGAGACCCAGATGGCGGAAGCGAATGTAAGCCCGTATTTTGCGTTCTACATCACTGGTCACAGGGTCCCAGGAACGTCAAAGGTGACTCAGCGATACGTCAGACCAACAGCAGAACAACTGAAAAGATTTGTAGAAATCATCCACTAAGAACATGTTTAGATACTTCGGAAATCGAAGCATAACCACGCCACCGACAATTTCGATCTAGACGAATACCTCCTCTGGCCCCACCAGTGGCTACTCGGCTTGAATTAGATAATACAAATACTGGTGACATCTATGGCGTGTTGGGTCATAATGGATAGCAGTTATCCGCTATTGACATGTCTAAGGATCAGCTCAAGGCCTTCCTGGAAGCCGTCAAGGCTGATGCGGGTCTTCAGGATAAGCTCAAAGCAGCTGCCGATGCTGAAGCTGTTGTGGCGATTGCTAAGGCAGCTGGATTCGAACTGTCTGCAGAAGAGCTACTGAGCGACCAGGCAGAGATTCCAGACGAAGAGCTACAAGGCGTGGCGGGCGGAACAGCATACGAAATGGACGCATATGGAAGAGTAGACTTGAGCAAGTATCCTGGCCGACACAGTATTTTTGATTGATTTGCAGGCCTATTCTCCATTAGCCCAACTCCCCTCGGATCCTAGATTTCAAAGCCCCTCTAACCGCAGGGATTGTTAATCTATTCTTCCGTATTACAAAGAACTTGGCGACACTTTACACCCGACTATATCATCCTCATTGAGCGTACTTTTATTGTTTATTGACAACATTGCTGATCACCGCTAAAAAGGTAGCATTACTCAGTTGATCATGTCAGAAGAACAACTCAAAGCATTTCTGGAGAAGGTCCAAGGCGGACACTAGTCTTAAGGAGAAGCCCAAAGCAGCTGGCGACGCCAATGCTGTTGTTGCGATTGCTGAGGCTGCTGGATATGAGGTATCCGCTGAGGATCTCAAGAACACTAAGGCGGAGGTTTCAGATCAGGAGCTGGAAAGCGTGAACGGGGGAATGTTTGCTTTTTATGACCCTGTTAAAGGCAGGTATGTTTGAGCCATAAGCCAACATTTTGGTTGTTTCCTTTAGTCCACAGAAAATCCCTTCCTGCGTTCTAGGGTTTTATTTCTTCAATCACTCCCAAAGACGCCCCTTTTTACCCGGCGCTATTGTGGTCAATCAAGCAGTGACGATGTTTTTTCATCGCCTGCTGGCTATTGCAGAGATTTCGTCCATAATGGTATGTGGCTCAAACCTAGCCACAGATGTCAGAAGAACAACTCAAGGCCTTCCAAGAAGCGGTCCAGGCTGATGCGGGGCTTCAGGAGAAGCTCAAAACAGCGGCTGATCCTGATGCGGTTGTTGCGATTGCCAAGGAGGCAGGCTTTTGCATTTCAACCGATGAACTCCAGGAAGCTCAATCTGAACTTTCGGACGAACAACTTGAAGATGTAAATGGTGGAAACCGTAGAACGAGTATGGAACTTTCTGCAGTACCACTAACCTTAGGCAAAGGCTGAATTAAAGAAAAGTAGAAATGTAGGACTATGCCACGAGAGCGTCTCCGTTTGCAGGTACTTTATTCTTCAAGCATCTATTGAGACTCCCAAGTGGAATGCCATACTTTATGTTTTTTTCACCCAACTTACCTGTCTGCTTACCCCAGAAAGCACTAAACATCTTGTCACAAGCCTTAAGAAGCTGACCGATATTTTTTCACTATTGCTATCGCAAGTGGTATTAGCTCGTCCAAATCTCACCGCAAGCTGATGCAGCACCTCGGGAATTTGAGTGGCGCGTAGGTCAAACGCATAGGGCTTAAGGTGCTGCTTTGGTAGTCCCCGCTCCTTTGCCACCAGGATTACAGGCACGGAAATCAATCCAATCGCCCATATATCCTCGGCCTGGAGACAGGCTGAGCCAAGTGCCGGGAAAGCAGTAGAATGCGCTATAATTGGAAATGCTTAGTCGTCCTGACATGTCAGAAAAACAAATCAAGGCTGAAGCCGAAGCCGATAAACCTAACGATGGTCTCCATGACCTTCAAGAAGAAGATCTGGAGGCTGTGACCGGTGGCAATGACAAGTTTTCCCGTGATAGAGCAATAGCATCGCTAAAGCGCGATCCTTTTGAAGATTTATTCGATTAAACTGACCTGCCAAATCACAAGGATTAGTCTCTAAAAGTAAATTGACACCTTCAGGCCATCAGGTCGGAGCATCCCTGCTCCAAGCACGTGCCTCAGGCGGTGCTGTTGATAGCTTTAATAGAGCGGTCTAACAAGATTACTTTTTTGGTACTGAACGTTTGCTTCTTGGTGGGTGCAGCAGGCTGTCGGCAAGGAAAACAACGAAAATTTCCTAACCCTTATATAACGCTGGATCACGGCCGCACACCCCCATGGGGTACCCCGGCATTTCTCGTGTAGCTACCAGGGGGAGGGGAGGCTTTAAATGGAAGCAGGTATCAGGCAGAGGCGCTTGCCTTGGGTGCTGAAGAACCAGAGGAAGGGTCTAGGTGTGTAATCCCACCAGGTTGTTCAGCTGACAAAGGGGTGTGAGCTCGTCAGGGTCGGTGTGTCACCCCCGTCGCCTGAGCTCACACCCCATGCATACCCATCCGGGTGCTCGGCTGACACCCCTCGGCCGGGAACGGTTACTTAGTCGACATATTAATCACGGTGAAAGGCTGGACTTCCTGGCTACTCAGGTGGGGATCAGTGTCCGCACTGCCTACAAGTGGCTGGCTCATTACCGCTCAGGCGATGCCTCGGCTCTGGTGGATCGACGCAGTGTTCGCCGCACCCAGCGGCGGACGCTCGATCCACTGCAACTGCAACGCGCCATTGACCTGCGCCATGAGCGCTGCACGCTCAGAAGAGTGGCCAGGGTGTTGGCGGAACAGCTCTCCACCGTGGGCCGAGTGCTCAAGGCCATAGGGCTTGGACGGCTCAAGAACTTGCAGCCTGCAGAGCCGGTGCGTCGCTATCAGTGGGCACGGCCAGGCGACATGATCCACGTCGACACCAAACAGCTCGCTCGCTTTGAGCGCGTCGGTCACCGGATCACCGGAGATCGCCGCCTGGGCTCCTCCCGTGGTGCTGGTTACGAGAAGGCCCATGTGGCCATCGACGACGCCACGCGACTGGCTTACGTCGAGGTGCTGGCGGATGAAAAGCAGGCGACGACAGTGGGCTTTCTGCTGCGGGCCGTGGCTTGGTTCGATAGCCAGGGCATCAGCTGCAGGAGGGTTCTCTCTGATAACGGCAGCGCCTACCGGTCCAAACCCTGGCGAGAAGCCTGCAGCGCACTGGGCCTGATCCCGAAACGCACCAGGCCATACACCCCACGAACCAACGGCAAAGCCGAGCGCTTCATCAAGACCCTGTTGGCGGAGTGGGCGTACTCGATGGCCTTTCAGACCTCAACCGAGCGCAACCACTGGCTACCGCGCTATCTGGCGATCCATAACGGCCGCAGGTGTCATATGGTCCTGGCTGGCCGCACCCCCATTCAGCAGCTCAGACTGTTGCGGGTTACTGAATGACCTGGTGAGAAAACACAGCTAGATACGTCTGTCCCGTGCTCGACTACGCAGTGTTCTCACTAGTTCACCGCGCTGGCCGAGTGAAAACGATGACAGCTCCAGATTTTCAGGCAGCCGCTGCCCTGGTTAAATCCAAATATCCAGGAGCGAGCACCATCGCCATACCGGCAGAAGAGCTAAAGGGCTGCAACCGGACGAAGCTCCTGTGGGAGTGGATGTCAACAGTTATCTCGGCATATTTTCCCCGTTGCTGCCGCACAGCGACTTACAAGGGATGCCGTCCTTATCCCGGTCCAGCTTGGTGTTGCTGGCCTTCATCGAGGCAACCGCTTGAGTGCAGGTCTGGAACGACGAGCAGTTCTGCGCTCAGGCAGCGCCAGACGAAAAACCAGAACGGTCAGAGCAACGGTCGCTGCGAGTGGGCCTTTCATGATTGGTATGCAGGTTCTTTGGTCATAGCCGGCCTCAGCGCATTCGGCACCTGCTGTGTTCCCTTTTGCACCCAACCAGCTGTCAATGATTAGGTTGGTGCTCCCCAAAGGAGTTGAAGCGCCTGCACATCTAATGGGGAGTAGTTGGTCGCAACTGGCCTAGTGTCGTTATACGACATGATCGTGTCTTGTGTGGTCACTCCTTCGTAGTAGCCGTCGCCATACGGATGATCTAGGCCCAGTGTGTGCCCTATTTCGTGCTTGATGACTGAAACTTCAAATGGTGTCAGGCGCTTGCCTGCAAAGTCTTGCCATGTAGCCACATACTGTGCGCCGGTGTCTTCTGTAAGGCCAACCCAGTTGCGGTTTCTATACTTCTTGACTGAATAGAGAATAATATCCGCGTCTTCGGGACTGCTCTCGGCGAATGAGACGCCAGTGAGAGTGTCCAGCTCCGCAAAAACTGATCGGATACCAGCTGCCTCTGGGGAGGAAACGCCGTAGTTATTTCGGGCATACTGACCCGCTTTTGAGATGATTGCATAGTTGATAATCCCATCCTCTCCAGACCTTGTGGCTAAATCTTCCGCCCATGGCTCTGGGGAGATGATTGCTTCGACAGGCAGCGACATGACTAAGCCCACAAAGGCAGTTGTTTATAG contains the following coding sequences:
- a CDS encoding tyrosine-type recombinase/integrase gives rise to the protein MVKRESPKPWEPLLTQDDERLLATAVALREGLHHWEEWTQERELTTGRVTPLVKKRWETLLKKFVEWSHDEYPSRATKQLAVEYKKHLLTRTSRTGKPAKQSTVAKDIRDLSAFWNWAKRHEWVAVNIWEGLARGLEASNKTSLPSRELVEAADAKAMEAGDLIYLIQRFTGCRKQAVCGLRGRDIDLANGLIHFVEYEQEGRIRRLKNGQEAHVPIHSRLLPFLTKAKDQMPHGPIWSQQYKATEQSWGDRYGDTFPDKYGFNSHDLRRIIETQMAEANVSPYFAFYITGHRVPGTSKVTQRYVRPTAEQLKRFVEIIH
- a CDS encoding Nif11-like leader peptide family RiPP precursor, yielding MSKDQLKAFLEAVKADAGLQDKLKAAADAEAVVAIAKAAGFELSAEELLSDQAEIPDEELQGVAGGTAYEMDAYGRVDLSKYPGRHSIFD
- a CDS encoding Nif11-like leader peptide family natural product precursor, with protein sequence MSEEQLKAFQEAVQADAGLQEKLKTAADPDAVVAIAKEAGFCISTDELQEAQSELSDEQLEDVNGGNRRTSMELSAVPLTLGKG
- a CDS encoding IS481 family transposase, with translation MHTHPGARLTPLGRERLLSRHINHGERLDFLATQVGISVRTAYKWLAHYRSGDASALVDRRSVRRTQRRTLDPLQLQRAIDLRHERCTLRRVARVLAEQLSTVGRVLKAIGLGRLKNLQPAEPVRRYQWARPGDMIHVDTKQLARFERVGHRITGDRRLGSSRGAGYEKAHVAIDDATRLAYVEVLADEKQATTVGFLLRAVAWFDSQGISCRRVLSDNGSAYRSKPWREACSALGLIPKRTRPYTPRTNGKAERFIKTLLAEWAYSMAFQTSTERNHWLPRYLAIHNGRRCHMVLAGRTPIQQLRLLRVTE
- a CDS encoding reprolysin-like metallopeptidase, encoding MSLPVEAIISPEPWAEDLATRSGEDGIINYAIISKAGQYARNNYGVSSPEAAGIRSVFAELDTLTGVSFAESSPEDADIILYSVKKYRNRNWVGLTEDTGAQYVATWQDFAGKRLTPFEVSVIKHEIGHTLGLDHPYGDGYYEGVTTQDTIMSYNDTRPVATNYSPLDVQALQLLWGAPT